From one Alosa alosa isolate M-15738 ecotype Scorff River chromosome 5, AALO_Geno_1.1, whole genome shotgun sequence genomic stretch:
- the LOC125294778 gene encoding mucin-7-like, with the protein MCTVTATQLPDAVTATSPATSSATSSVVVATDASATVTSSVSADAGLVPTVTDTTTTTGAPSAMTTTPLADTLTSPPLTVTAAMDAVTQTTSGPPRDIDTVADAIPVATEVPSLITAGPTPVTVPLGTMSPGSTVFAASTDPMPKASTVGPSSASTLPQTTAAGSQSTDAAAAPTDAVSPATVPLPMATDGVPLVTDALPPPTAVSVLSQVTGIAPTATDAIPVETTAPSASPQDTDMALPATDAAPQATDAVAPATDAVPQATDAVAPATNAAPQATDGVPQATDAAAPATDTALQATDAVPKATDAVPQATDAAPATDAAPQANDAVPQATDAAPATKPAPQATDAAAPATNPAPQATDAAAPATNPAPQATDAAAPATNPAPQATDGAAPATNPAPQATDAAPPVDTPAAPEASAPDASESGRGGAESTTSSKEKKKSGTEDTFQHSSTCGCERYMFVNLQDMKIAFMLLRSTHCMLYF; encoded by the coding sequence ATGTGCACAGTTACAGCGACGCAGCTCCCAGACGCCGTCACCGCCACCAGCCCAGCCACCTCATCAGCAACCTCCTCCGTCGTAGTGGCAACGGATGCAAGTGCTACGGTAACCAGCTCTGTTTCTGCGGATGCTGGCCTGGTTCCCACAGTAAccgacaccaccaccaccaccggggCACCTTCAGCAATGACAACCACTCCACTGGCGGACACTTTGACATCGCCTCCCCTAACTGTCACTGCAGCAATGGATGCGGTCACCCAAACGACCAGCGGTCCTCCAAGAGACATAGACACAGTGGCTGACGCTATTCCTGTTGCAACTGAAGTTCCTTCCCTAATAACAGCCGGCCCTACACCAGTAACCGTTCCCCTTGGAACCATGTCCCCTGGAAGTACAGTGTTTGCTGCATCCACTGACCCCATGCCCAAAGCGTCCACTGTCGGGCCTTCCTCAGCAAGCACTCTTCCTCAGACTACTGCAGCTGGTTCCCAGTCTACTGATGCTGCAGCCGCACCAACGGATGCTGTTTCCCCAGCAACCGTCCCCCTTCCCATGGCGACTGATGGTGTCCCATTAGTAACTGATGCTCTTCCACCACCCACTGCTGTCTCTGTACTGTCACAAGTAACCGGCATTGCTCCCACAGCAACCGATGCTATTCCTGTTGAAACTACTGCTCCTTCTGCTAGTCCTCAAGATACTGACATGGCTCTGCCAGCAACTGATGCTGCTCCTCAGGCAACTGATGCTGTTGCCCCAGCAACCGATGCTGTTCCTCAGGCAACTGATGCTGTTGCCCCAGCAACCAATGCTGCTCCTCAGGCAACCGATGGTGTTCCTCAGGCAACTGATGCTGCTGCCCCAGCAACCGATACTGCTCTTCAGGCAACCGATGCTGTTCCTAAGGCAACTGATGCTGTTCCTCAGGCAACTGATGCTGCCCCAGCAACCGATGCTGCTCCTCAGGCAAACGATGCTGTTCCTCAGGCAACTGATGCTGCCCCAGCAACCAAACCTGCTCCTCAGGCAACTGATGCTGCCGCCCCAGCAACCAATCCTGCTCCTCAGGCAACTGATGCTGCTGCCCCAGCAACCAATCCTGCTCCTCAGGCAACTGATGCTGCTGCCCCAGCAACCAATCCTGCTCCTCAGGCAACTGATGGTGCTGCCCCAGCAACCAATCCTGCTCCTCAGGCAACTGATGCTGCTCCTCCAGTCGACACACCTGCTGCACCTGAAGCCTCAGCCCCAGACGCGTCGGAGTCAGGCAGAGGGGGGGCCGAAAGCACCACGTCCagtaaggaaaaaaagaaatcaggTACAGAGGACACATTTCAACACTCGTCCACTTGTGGCTGTGAGAGATACATGTTTGTAAATCTGCAGGACATGAAGATTGCATTTATGCTGCTCAGAAGCACACACTGCATGCTTTACTTTTAG